Proteins co-encoded in one candidate division KSB1 bacterium genomic window:
- a CDS encoding CCA tRNA nucleotidyltransferase: protein MVRSLSKKALSGKIFSVISQIAENLKVEAYVVGGFVRDRLLNLSLKRDIDFVVVGDGPAFAEAVAQALGAHKVSIYQNFGTASIRHRGYLYEFVGARSESYRGNSRKPQVAAADLPADLARRDFTINAMAVSLNRDSLGRLIDPFNGLADLQARIIRTPLDPKQTFYDDPLRILRAIRFATVLDFNIEKQTLAALASEAHRLNIISQERITDELNKILLSSKPSLGFYLMKETGILDVILPEIAALAGVEQVGKHSHKDVFDHTMKVLDKVAAASPKLSLRYAALFHDVGKPATKAFDPASGWTFHGHDELGRRMFKKIGERLRLPKDLIETVQKLIKLHLRPIHLAEEGVTDSAIRRLLFLAGDDIDDLMTLCRADITSANAERVKRHLANFDLVERRLVEVEEKDRLRNFQPPVRGDEIMQVLGLQPGPLVGKIKNAIEEAILNGVIPNEHDAAFDYMMQIKDDILSSASASLKPAKAAADSKAS, encoded by the coding sequence ATGGTACGCTCGTTGTCGAAAAAAGCACTTTCCGGAAAAATTTTTTCCGTTATCTCTCAAATTGCTGAAAACCTGAAGGTTGAAGCCTATGTTGTGGGTGGTTTTGTACGCGATCGGCTGCTGAATTTGTCCCTTAAAAGGGACATCGACTTTGTGGTTGTCGGCGATGGACCTGCTTTTGCCGAAGCCGTCGCTCAAGCCTTGGGAGCACACAAAGTCAGCATCTATCAGAATTTCGGCACGGCGAGCATTCGTCATCGCGGCTACCTTTATGAGTTCGTCGGCGCCCGGAGCGAAAGCTATCGCGGCAACTCGAGGAAACCGCAAGTGGCCGCCGCCGACCTGCCTGCCGACTTGGCCCGTCGCGATTTTACCATCAACGCCATGGCCGTCAGCCTCAATCGCGACTCTTTAGGGCGCCTCATCGATCCCTTTAACGGCCTAGCCGACCTGCAGGCGCGCATCATTCGGACGCCGTTGGATCCCAAACAGACCTTTTACGATGATCCGTTGCGTATCCTGCGGGCGATCCGCTTTGCTACGGTTCTCGATTTCAACATCGAAAAGCAGACGCTCGCCGCCCTCGCATCGGAAGCGCACCGCCTGAACATTATCTCTCAGGAGCGCATTACGGATGAGCTCAATAAGATTTTACTGAGCTCCAAGCCGTCCCTTGGCTTTTATCTCATGAAAGAAACCGGCATACTCGACGTCATTTTGCCGGAAATCGCCGCTCTGGCCGGCGTAGAACAAGTGGGAAAACACAGCCACAAAGACGTCTTTGACCACACCATGAAGGTGTTGGACAAAGTGGCGGCCGCCTCGCCGAAATTATCGCTGCGTTACGCTGCTCTTTTTCATGACGTTGGCAAGCCGGCAACCAAAGCGTTCGATCCTGCCTCCGGTTGGACCTTTCACGGCCACGATGAATTGGGACGACGCATGTTCAAAAAAATCGGCGAACGCCTCCGGCTGCCGAAAGATCTTATCGAAACCGTTCAAAAGCTGATCAAGCTCCATCTGCGCCCGATTCATTTGGCCGAAGAGGGGGTGACCGATTCCGCCATTCGCAGGCTGCTTTTCCTGGCCGGTGACGACATCGACGATTTGATGACCCTCTGCCGTGCCGACATCACCTCGGCCAATGCGGAGCGCGTTAAAAGGCATCTTGCCAATTTCGATTTGGTCGAGCGCCGGCTGGTCGAGGTCGAAGAGAAGGATCGCCTGCGGAACTTTCAACCGCCGGTGCGCGGCGACGAAATCATGCAGGTGCTGGGTCTTCAACCCGGTCCGCTGGTGGGCAAAATCAAAAACGCCATTGAGGAGGCCATCCTCAACGGCGTCATTCCCAACGAACACGATGCGGCGTTCGATTATATGATGCAGATCAAAGACGACATCCTCAGCTCTGCTTCCGCATCCCTCAAGCCCGCCAAGGCCGCTGCCGATTCAAAGGCGAGTTGA